The DNA segment aacatatcaaaattggattccttgtatcaaacaaaatagagaaaatacattatacaacaatttaagactaaaggaagctgagatataaccttttctctttttggcgggggccattttggattttatggataactgccactaggggggccaccccaacttgtatccatatggatttttgaaaaccttaggcctgccaaaaatcaaaaacttatcCAGAAGTGCCAGAAGTTCATGAATTGCATCCTAGCTACTAGGCTACTATAAAATTACGTCTGATCCTGTACATAGATGGATTCCGCATGGATTGTTTTGACCCATGTTTATTGTACCTGAATTAccaattttaaaaaatgtaaaaaaaaaaaaacctttggcTGCTCAATCAAGAGGCTGTGAAATAAATCTATAaatcataaataataataataataagaagaagcaataataaaaacagaaaagaataattaaataattaaatcataattataattaaataaggaaaataaataagGCTCTAATTATGTTGAATTCAATCCTGTATGTCCCATTCTTAATCTTGTGTACACAATTTCTTCTTTCCTGTTTTGCATAATCATTCTTTTCCtctaatacatttattttggcTAATCTATCTGCATTTTCGTTGCCACAGATAGCGCGATACTGCCCCCTGCTCTATTTACTGGGTTAAAGGTTGTTTCAGCAATAGCGGGGATAcctcacttctgttgatgttcaaacaaaacagagctagttcgctactccctccccctccctcccttgcaattaaaactctcctaaacgcgcatctcgtaggttattggttaaaacactttattttgcctttgagtaggttgccaacccttgttggtagcaatcgtgttttgtgtacagatctcggagcctagactgcctacagagacggcctgcttatggggcagacagctagcggatcgttaggaaatattagatgaatgtgatcatttatgtttgggccttttttggccctgaaatcgctgatacagcCTTTAAAATACCCTAGAGGTCTCAGAGCAGTCTCAAATATAGGTAGCCTATTAGGCCTATCCCGAAAATTACTGAAAAACTCAAAGACACTATTTAAACAACATtgacacgtgtttcaacactgcatttcggtcgttgcttttacctaaCCATTACCTTaggcatgccagttatgtatccaccagctgcctgcctgcagcctaggctacttccaaaactccaaagctgcttgctgtctaATTGGGTTCCGAGGACACAAgctcagtgtatcaacaacactcaataacagtttatgtgatgtgttaatcaattaaattcccaacaatttgacaatagctagttctggagtaggccattgaactagcccgcttgcttacgacgagactcaggctgcgcagtcggcacccgcttccatatttgggttttggtttgccaggttttagcctatgacaaaacggttgaaattgaaactaagtgatcgtgtatgtgtagggtgtatttcatatacaatctggcaacctgggagatgtcagactaatagaaaaaaacgaatggatcaatgattttaaaatgaagtttgatggccatgcaaattacgagagttttccgggagaaataacaaaacgggagggtgccgggagatgaccttgaaatacgggagaacccgggaaaaacgtgagtgttgacaggtatgagatagatagatagatagatagatagatagataggcagCCTTCACTACCGGTGGGGTGGGCTGCCGTTTAGACATTCATACACTGTTTTGGGCTAGTACTTGATTGGTCGCCAGATGGCGTTGTCACACCATTATATGAAGGGTTATCGAcagaatattatatatatattggtcgatattatatatataatatatataatatatataatatatataatatcgtTTTAAACCTGCCGATAAACTTGTGACAACCTTCTGGTTGTGCCTTAAACTAATCTGAACAGACTAGTCAGTCTATATATCAACCATAATCGTATCAATATttacaaattactttttttaaaattgcATGAGCAAGCGACACAGGCCACACAGGCGCTGTCCAGGGTGCTGAAACGTCTTCCGTCTAGGACTATATCTTTGCTTGAGCAGAAAACTGACCTAAAACTCAATCCTACGTGTTCGTTTTTTTAtggtctttacaacaaaacttTACATAAAGTACTTTTTACATAAAGAGGGCCCTTTTGACGATAGTTAGTCTATGCCTTTAAGAAAACACTCTTACAACACGTTATCATGAGCAGGGGCCTCTTCATCACTTCTTGGGTGTTGCTGGAGTAGGCCTATAATTGCCCCTTTGTATCAACATAATGAGTTTCCTGATGATTATACAGGTTGTTTCTTGTTCATTGTTCATATATAAAGCTACAACATTACAAAAAGACTGTTTTACTGATATTTCTATACCATCGTGTTTAAGTGTGTTCAATTTTCTTACAAAACACATTATTTCAGGACTAAGCCAACGCTATAGAAAATATGCCACTTAGTTCTCTTGGTCCATCAACAAAACTGAAGAAATGAGACATCCCACACTATCATACCAAATCTGCTTGAATTTGTAGTTCGTTCCTGGACCAAATGCACGACCTTCAAAAATCACATGTAGGCTAATAATGCGTTAATATACACGAAAAAATCACCAGAAGAGGCTGTCCGATCTACAGACGTAGAAAAACATGACTCCTCATCTCATTGGAGAGGAGCCTTTACTGCCTGAAATTAGCATAAAGGACGCAACTGGCAACCGACCCACTAGGGACCAAGCTGGCCATGCGTCACAGCCCCTCTGTGAatggagaagagggggagagagaaaaaatgaaacATGATATTGGCAACATCTACGAATTAATTCCTGCCTATGGCAGCGTAACCAGCTTTGATCTCAAAGAGACGCGTGGACGCGCCACAGGTGACGGAAAAGCTCCTACAACGCCCGCGCCCTGTGTCGCCAAATGATAAGCGTCCGAGGGAAAACTTCCCAGGAATAACGACAGGCTCGGGGCCCCGAATCGAAGAGCAACGCGCGTGATTCCACGACGTCACCTCTCAAAACCATGAAGAGACAGTTGACGTTAAGGACCAAACGTGACGAGGACAAGGCGATCGGAAAGTCGCTGGTAAAGTAGCTGGATGCAACGGGGACACAGCGGGACGAAAAAAAGTTATTGTCTTTCCCCACCCGAGTGACTAAAAGAGACAACAAAGGACCGTCAATGTTCAAACTATGCTCTCTTTGTACTGACATACCAAGGTAGGAACTATCAATTCCCGTGTCGCTGCACATAAAAATATTGAACCATGGAATCGGAAGGATCTACGGGACTGGCGAAGTCTGCCGCTGTAAAACTGTCTGAGATGGGAGAAAGAACTAAACAATTAGGTACCGCTATGCAAGACCCAAACCGACAGAGACGGATTATtttagtgattgtgtgtgtggcgctTTTGTTAGACAATATGCTCTATATGGTTATAGTGCCAATAATTCCAGAATACCTGGCGGATCTGGAAAGTGAGCAAGAACATGCTTATAAAGCTTCTCATTTAAATTCATCTGCATTCAAAAGCAACAAAGACAATTTAGACGTCCAAATTGGAGTTTTGTTCGCATCCAAGGCTATCCTGCAGCTGCTTGTCAACCCTTTTACCGGAACTTTCATAGACCGGGTGGGATACGACATTCCACTTTTAATCGGACTCACTATCATGTTCCTCTCCACCTGCATATTTGCGTTTGCCGAAAACTACGGGACCCTTTTCTTTGCGCGCAGTCTACAGGGACTCGGCTCGGCTTTTGCCGACACCTCTGGAATCGCAATGATTGCGGACAAGTACACTGAGGAAGCGGAGCGAAGTCGCGCTTTGGGCATCGCCCTGGCGTTCATCTCGTTCGGGAGTCTGGTTGCACCTCCCTTCGGCGGCGTCCTGTACCAGTTCGCCGGCAAACGAGTGCCCTTCATAGTGCTCGCTTGTGTTTGCCTGGCCGATGGCTTCCTGCTTTTAACTGTGATAAAGCCTTTCACGAACAGGACTCGAGAGAACATGCCCGTGGGCACCCCGATCTACCGACTGATGATTGACCCGTACATAGTCGTGGTGGCGGGCGCCCTGACCGTGTGC comes from the Alosa alosa isolate M-15738 ecotype Scorff River chromosome 22, AALO_Geno_1.1, whole genome shotgun sequence genome and includes:
- the LOC125287580 gene encoding probable vesicular acetylcholine transporter-A, whose product is MESEGSTGLAKSAAVKLSEMGERTKQLGTAMQDPNRQRRIILVIVCVALLLDNMLYMVIVPIIPEYLADLESEQEHAYKASHLNSSAFKSNKDNLDVQIGVLFASKAILQLLVNPFTGTFIDRVGYDIPLLIGLTIMFLSTCIFAFAENYGTLFFARSLQGLGSAFADTSGIAMIADKYTEEAERSRALGIALAFISFGSLVAPPFGGVLYQFAGKRVPFIVLACVCLADGFLLLTVIKPFTNRTRENMPVGTPIYRLMIDPYIVVVAGALTVCNIPLAFLEPTIANWMTTTMHASESEVGMTWLPAFFPHVLGVYMTVKLAAKYPNLQWFYGALGMVIIGASSCVVPACKTFGQLMLPLCGICFGIALVDTALLPTLAFLVDVRHVSVYGSVYAIADISYSVAYAMGPIVAGQIVHNLGFVQLNLGMGLVNVLYAPTLLFLRHVCQMKPSYSERNVLLEEGPQGLYDTIKMEERKSKKKGFSSAGNCVPIDENGLDAFREHGSYSEESSGPEYS